Proteins found in one Clostridium kluyveri DSM 555 genomic segment:
- a CDS encoding NAD(P)-dependent oxidoreductase, with the protein MKILIIGSKDRYLKYMPNIKFVQDCEKVYIPRDYSQTEILDQAKNVNAIIIDAIAKLPEKIIVQMPNLKIIQSEGVAYNGIDCRAAKQRGIYVCNCKGANASSVAEQTILLMLALLRSMVIADRIEREGYQIELKEHLMLEGITELGDCRIGLIGFGDIAKATAKRLAPFGCKIFYYTKRPKSHYVEKEFQVSYLGRKELISSCDIVSIHCPVTPETTGMVNTEFLSHMKHSSYLINTARGEIVDNQALYNAIVSEQISGAGLDTVYPEPTTKDNVLLNLPGKYAERIIFSPHIGGITTSFFRRAHAFVWNNVAKALKGERPEFIVNGL; encoded by the coding sequence GTGAAAATATTAATTATTGGAAGCAAAGACCGATATCTGAAATATATGCCAAATATAAAATTCGTACAAGACTGCGAAAAAGTCTATATACCAAGAGACTATTCTCAGACAGAAATTTTGGACCAAGCAAAGAATGTCAATGCAATCATTATTGATGCTATTGCAAAACTACCCGAAAAAATAATTGTTCAGATGCCGAACCTCAAGATTATACAGTCAGAAGGAGTTGCCTATAACGGAATCGATTGTCGGGCGGCAAAGCAAAGAGGTATATATGTCTGCAATTGTAAAGGTGCAAATGCAAGTTCTGTAGCAGAACAAACCATCCTCCTTATGCTGGCACTACTCCGAAGCATGGTTATCGCTGATCGAATTGAACGTGAAGGTTATCAAATCGAATTAAAGGAACATTTGATGCTGGAAGGTATCACAGAACTGGGTGACTGTAGAATTGGCCTTATTGGATTCGGCGATATTGCCAAGGCGACGGCAAAACGGTTGGCTCCATTCGGTTGCAAAATTTTTTACTATACGAAACGGCCGAAGTCGCATTATGTGGAAAAGGAATTTCAAGTTTCCTATTTAGGAAGAAAGGAACTAATTAGTAGCTGCGATATTGTTAGTATTCATTGTCCAGTGACTCCGGAAACTACTGGTATGGTCAACACTGAATTTTTATCCCACATGAAGCATAGTTCTTATCTTATTAATACTGCGCGGGGAGAAATTGTGGATAACCAAGCATTGTATAATGCCATAGTTTCTGAACAAATCAGCGGGGCAGGCTTGGATACGGTTTATCCGGAACCGACCACCAAGGATAATGTTCTACTGAATCTTCCGGGAAAATATGCGGAGCGGATTATTTTTTCACCTCATATAGGTGGTATCACGACGAGCTTTTTCCGCCGGGCCCATGCCTTTGTCTGGAACAATGTGGCAAAAGCTTTGAAAGGTGAAAGACCGGAATTTATTGTGAATGGATTATAA
- a CDS encoding helix-turn-helix transcriptional regulator, with amino-acid sequence MDIIKLSSRQEKIIELVKEHAPITSEQLANKLNVTRAALRPDLAILTMTGILEAKPKVGYIYSKKPSYSLIYDYIMNIKVKDIMSKPVMLDENTTVYDAIVYLFLNDVGTLFIENKGVLTGAVSRKDFLKIAIGSSDMHKIPVGIIMTRMPNIVFVEKEDAAYLAAQKIMEHEVDSLPVVERSYDESNNEILKIIGKVSKTNITRLFVKIGENK; translated from the coding sequence GTGGACATCATTAAACTATCATCAAGGCAAGAGAAAATAATAGAATTAGTAAAGGAACATGCACCTATAACCAGTGAACAGCTTGCAAATAAATTAAATGTTACAAGAGCAGCGCTCAGACCAGATTTAGCTATACTTACTATGACAGGTATATTAGAGGCAAAACCTAAGGTGGGATATATATATTCTAAAAAACCTTCATACAGTTTAATATATGACTATATTATGAATATAAAGGTAAAGGATATAATGTCAAAGCCTGTAATGCTGGATGAAAATACTACAGTGTATGATGCTATAGTATACTTATTTTTAAATGATGTAGGAACTTTATTTATAGAGAATAAAGGGGTTCTTACAGGAGCTGTTTCAAGAAAGGATTTTTTAAAGATAGCTATAGGAAGTAGTGATATGCATAAAATACCAGTGGGTATAATAATGACTAGAATGCCTAATATTGTATTTGTAGAAAAAGAAGATGCTGCGTATCTGGCAGCTCAGAAGATAATGGAACATGAGGTTGATAGCCTTCCCGTGGTAGAGAGATCCTATGATGAATCAAATAATGAAATTCTTAAAATTATAGGAAAAGTTTCAAAGACAAATATAACAAGACTTTTTGTAAAAATAGGGGAAAATAAATAG
- the ppdK gene encoding pyruvate, phosphate dikinase encodes MENKKYVYLFNEGNASMKNLLGGKGANLAEMTNLGIPVPAGFTISTEACIKYYEDGKVISSYIIDQIYASLKGIEEITGKKFGSVENPLLVSVRSGARVSMPGMMDTILNLGLNDDTVKGLAKLTGNERFAYDSYRRFIQMFSDVVKGIEKRKFEDILEDTKNAKGVEFDKDLDSSDLINIIKKFKELYRDEIGKDFPQEPEQQLIQSVTAVFDSWENPRAVVYRRLNDISGKWGTAVNVQSMVFGNMGETSGTGVAFTRNPATGEKSIFGEYLINAQGEDVVAGIRTPEPITKLKEDLPECYSEFMDIAQKLENHYKDMQDMEFTIEQGTLYFLQTRNGKRTAQSALKIAVDMVEEGLITKEEAILKVEPRQLDTLLHPNFHSEELKKATVIAKGLPASPGAACGKIYFTAEDAKRHHDEGEKVILVRLETSPEDIEGMAASEGILTIRGGMTSHAAVVARGMGICCVAGCGGLIIDESTKSLRSLNKVYKEGDYISLDGSTGNVYGESIKTVSPEISGYFEIFMEWADNIRYLKVRTNADTPRDAKQAIEFGAEGIGLCRTEHMFFDEDRISEVREMIVSKTEEQRRKALSKLLPRQKGDFIGIYEAMEDKPVTIRFLDPPLHEFLPTETEDIKNLAQDMGISFQELKDTIDSLHEFNPMMGHRGCRLTVSYPEIAEMQTRAIIEAAIDVKKRKGYNIVPEIMIPLVGEIKELKYVKDIVVKVADEIIQKENVDLKYKVGTMIEIPRAAITADEIAKEAEFFSFGTNDLTQMTFGFSRDDAGKFLNDYYEKKVYEFDPFEKLDQIGVGKLVEMSVELGKKTRPDIHLGICGEHGGDPSSVEFFHNVGLDYVSCSPFRVPVARLAAAQAQVKHPRSSLK; translated from the coding sequence ATGGAAAATAAAAAGTATGTGTATCTCTTTAATGAAGGAAATGCCAGTATGAAAAATTTGTTGGGAGGCAAAGGAGCTAATTTAGCTGAAATGACAAATTTGGGAATACCTGTTCCCGCTGGATTTACTATATCTACAGAAGCATGCATTAAGTATTATGAAGATGGAAAAGTAATATCATCATATATTATAGATCAAATTTATGCCTCGTTGAAAGGTATAGAGGAGATCACAGGTAAAAAATTTGGCAGTGTAGAAAATCCTCTTTTAGTTTCAGTAAGATCGGGAGCCAGGGTTTCTATGCCTGGAATGATGGATACTATATTGAATTTGGGGTTAAATGATGATACTGTAAAAGGTTTGGCTAAGTTAACTGGCAATGAAAGATTTGCTTACGATTCTTATAGAAGATTTATTCAGATGTTTTCCGATGTAGTCAAAGGTATTGAGAAGAGGAAATTTGAGGATATACTAGAAGATACCAAGAATGCAAAAGGTGTTGAGTTTGATAAGGATTTAGATTCATCTGATTTAATTAATATAATTAAAAAGTTTAAAGAGCTTTATAGAGATGAAATAGGAAAAGATTTTCCACAAGAACCTGAGCAGCAGTTAATTCAGTCTGTTACAGCTGTTTTTGACTCTTGGGAAAATCCAAGAGCCGTAGTTTATAGAAGACTTAATGATATTTCAGGCAAATGGGGAACTGCAGTAAATGTTCAATCCATGGTATTTGGAAATATGGGAGAAACTTCAGGTACGGGAGTTGCATTTACAAGAAATCCTGCTACTGGAGAAAAATCCATATTTGGGGAATATCTTATAAATGCACAGGGAGAAGATGTAGTTGCAGGTATAAGAACGCCGGAACCTATAACTAAGTTGAAAGAGGATCTTCCAGAGTGTTATTCAGAGTTTATGGATATAGCTCAAAAGTTGGAAAACCACTATAAGGATATGCAGGATATGGAGTTCACCATAGAACAGGGTACTTTGTATTTCCTTCAGACCAGAAATGGAAAAAGAACAGCTCAGTCTGCTCTTAAAATAGCAGTGGATATGGTAGAAGAAGGTCTTATTACTAAAGAAGAAGCCATACTTAAAGTGGAGCCTAGACAATTGGATACCCTGCTTCATCCTAATTTTCACAGTGAGGAATTGAAAAAGGCAACTGTAATAGCTAAAGGGCTTCCAGCATCTCCGGGAGCTGCTTGTGGCAAAATATATTTTACAGCAGAAGATGCCAAAAGGCACCATGATGAAGGTGAAAAAGTAATACTTGTAAGACTTGAAACATCTCCAGAGGATATTGAAGGAATGGCAGCTTCAGAAGGAATACTTACCATTAGGGGAGGAATGACATCTCATGCTGCTGTTGTAGCCAGAGGTATGGGAATCTGTTGTGTAGCTGGATGTGGCGGCCTAATCATAGATGAGAGTACCAAAAGCCTCCGCAGCCTCAATAAAGTTTATAAAGAGGGAGACTACATATCATTAGATGGAAGTACCGGAAATGTATATGGAGAATCTATAAAAACAGTATCACCTGAGATATCTGGATATTTTGAAATTTTTATGGAATGGGCAGATAATATAAGGTATTTAAAGGTTAGGACAAATGCGGATACACCAAGGGATGCTAAACAGGCCATTGAATTTGGAGCTGAAGGAATAGGGCTTTGCAGGACAGAGCATATGTTTTTTGATGAAGACAGAATATCGGAAGTAAGGGAAATGATAGTGTCAAAAACAGAAGAACAAAGAAGAAAGGCATTAAGTAAACTGCTTCCAAGACAAAAGGGAGACTTTATTGGAATATATGAAGCTATGGAAGATAAACCTGTAACAATTAGATTTTTAGATCCACCACTACATGAATTTCTACCAACTGAAACTGAGGATATAAAAAATCTAGCACAGGACATGGGTATAAGTTTTCAGGAGTTGAAAGACACCATAGACTCATTACATGAATTTAATCCTATGATGGGACATAGAGGCTGTAGATTAACTGTTTCATATCCTGAAATAGCAGAGATGCAAACTAGAGCCATAATTGAAGCTGCTATAGATGTCAAGAAAAGAAAAGGCTATAATATAGTACCTGAAATAATGATACCTCTTGTAGGAGAAATAAAAGAGTTAAAATATGTTAAAGATATAGTTGTAAAAGTAGCAGATGAAATAATACAAAAAGAAAACGTAGATTTAAAGTATAAAGTTGGAACCATGATAGAAATTCCTAGGGCTGCCATTACAGCAGATGAAATAGCAAAAGAAGCGGAATTCTTTTCATTTGGTACTAATGATTTGACTCAAATGACTTTTGGATTCTCAAGAGATGATGCGGGCAAATTCCTAAATGATTATTACGAAAAGAAAGTGTATGAGTTCGATCCTTTTGAAAAATTAGATCAGATTGGAGTAGGAAAGCTGGTTGAAATGTCTGTAGAGTTAGGTAAGAAAACAAGGCCGGATATACATCTCGGCATATGTGGAGAGCATGGAGGAGATCCTTCTTCAGTAGAGTTTTTCCACAATGTAGGGCTTGATTATGTTTCTTGTTCTCCTTTTAGAGTTCCAGTAGCAAGATTGGCAGCAGCACAGGCTCAGGTAAAACATCCAAGATCAAGTTTAAAGTAA
- the recO gene encoding DNA repair protein RecO: protein MGDDFLAIFKTRAIIIKTQDIKESDKLVWLFTEKLGKISTIAKGSKKSRSPLFSTTLQFCYGDYVVYKGKSLYVINESSLIDSFQHLLNDLNDLTYASYFCELTDIAMDDGESSRELFRYLATSFYLIRSHAVDIETLARTFELKILKTTGYGLNFDYCALCRKKITSFEYLHLQYLGGICRECDKENSMHISYSTCSALKYLSSISMENVYKVVLTKEVKEELYKVLTLIISQNYFRKPKSLDILRNLISFEKNKV, encoded by the coding sequence GTGGGGGATGATTTTCTGGCTATATTTAAAACTAGGGCTATAATTATAAAGACGCAGGATATAAAAGAATCAGATAAGTTAGTATGGCTTTTTACTGAAAAACTTGGTAAAATATCTACTATAGCTAAAGGTTCTAAAAAGAGCAGAAGTCCGCTATTTTCTACTACTCTTCAGTTTTGCTATGGAGATTATGTGGTTTATAAAGGGAAAAGTTTGTATGTTATAAATGAAAGTAGTTTAATAGACTCATTTCAACATTTATTAAATGACTTAAATGATTTAACTTATGCTTCGTATTTTTGTGAACTTACAGATATAGCAATGGATGATGGGGAGAGTAGCAGAGAACTTTTTAGGTATTTGGCTACTTCTTTTTATCTTATAAGAAGTCACGCAGTAGATATTGAGACATTAGCAAGAACTTTTGAATTGAAAATTTTAAAGACTACAGGATATGGACTTAATTTTGACTATTGTGCTTTATGCAGAAAAAAAATAACATCTTTTGAGTATCTGCACCTCCAGTATTTAGGAGGGATCTGCAGAGAATGTGACAAAGAAAACAGTATGCATATAAGTTACTCTACCTGTAGTGCATTAAAGTATCTGTCTAGTATTTCTATGGAAAATGTGTATAAGGTTGTTTTAACTAAAGAGGTGAAAGAAGAATTATATAAAGTTTTGACACTTATTATTTCTCAAAATTATTTTAGGAAACCTAAAAGTTTAGATATTTTAAGGAATCTTATAAGTTTTGAAAAGAATAAAGTCTAA
- a CDS encoding DUF4342 domain-containing protein — MSEVTLEKIDIIRERTGVTYSEAKEALEFCDANVVDALIYIEQNKKSYKDNLYTTKDEFLQWIKDLVNKGNVNRIKIKKDDRVVVDIPVNAGIAATLTALVWPPLIAIGILTAVITKVTIEITRDDGTVEIVNKIIKNGVKNTVNDMKDKVYDAASSVKDKFSNKEKEEDKNTYKYTVKFDDIDEEEKEYGGDNEEHKE, encoded by the coding sequence ATGAGTGAAGTAACATTAGAAAAAATTGATATTATAAGAGAAAGAACTGGAGTGACTTATTCCGAGGCAAAGGAGGCATTGGAATTTTGTGATGCCAATGTAGTTGATGCACTTATATATATAGAACAAAATAAAAAATCTTATAAAGATAATTTGTATACAACAAAAGATGAATTTCTACAATGGATAAAAGATCTAGTGAATAAGGGAAATGTAAATAGGATAAAAATAAAAAAAGATGACAGAGTAGTAGTAGATATTCCTGTAAATGCAGGTATTGCTGCAACATTAACGGCTCTTGTATGGCCACCACTTATAGCTATAGGTATATTAACTGCTGTAATTACTAAGGTAACTATAGAAATAACTAGAGATGATGGAACAGTAGAGATAGTAAATAAGATAATAAAAAATGGAGTTAAAAATACAGTAAATGATATGAAAGATAAGGTATATGATGCAGCCTCTTCAGTTAAGGATAAATTCTCCAATAAAGAAAAAGAAGAGGATAAGAACACATATAAATATACTGTAAAATTCGATGATATAGATGAGGAAGAAAAAGAGTATGGCGGGGATAATGAGGAACACAAAGAGTAA